A single genomic interval of Carassius gibelio isolate Cgi1373 ecotype wild population from Czech Republic chromosome A22, carGib1.2-hapl.c, whole genome shotgun sequence harbors:
- the camsap2a gene encoding calmodulin-regulated spectrin-associated protein 2a isoform X5 has protein sequence MMGDLTHSRDPRNTFIVPAIKSSDHYDFNRAKIRASLTWLVAKAFGTDSVPGDLNEPFYRDQYEQEHLKPPVVSLLLSAELYCRAGSLILKSDAVKPLLGHDAVIQALAQKGLYVTDQERLVTERDLQKKPIQMSAHLAMIDTLMMAYTAETVSVEKVMACMQQYSTDYTDGDVPYDTEDAVTSWMNKVNEYLKEIIMQEQRRTEAQNAEPVENPKSPTKWYMKLVPARYRKEQVLPKMMPWIPPVDNLLKDSTDGCALAALLHFYCPTIILLEDVCLKETMSLADSLYNLQLVQDFCKEHLNHCCHFSLEDMLYAHSSIKNNYLVFMAELFWWFEVVKPPFIQPQVLDTEAPAPSLKNLPSVPISKVTKRSFMEQPPSPDRPSLPLRPQPQTPGSGEIKRSTSMSFVESFMGTWPKEKSAAQGVFFEIPFDKESTNQTPTGRGMTRSVSTEGFGSKIPHGTKGIKRNLSFQPVNGKNMGIEEEVCPDSLSGNHNSHLNGSGPPSIEEALEIIHNSEKKSQSPRAHAPSEGFFLHLQNKSDLNPEAKDAELDSVSESSKGIASTSTTEVDTGIHVRTEDIQETLDEDSSLRDCTVSMELDTDQDFEARASHSQGSTSPCPSTLSSKSPAGSTPGIKMTSFAEQKLRKLNPNMEAKGAASQSTTPDGLDLGIPHSVSWAPSPEVSPAHQPSKDPAHAMAAEMVQLRMRLEEKRRAIEAQKKKVEAAFTRHRQKMGRSAFLTVVKRKGVDGTSPSQEDTPSSEGSKTPAETPQPVKSPVKSAGEDGTSEADLMEYTRSIEKLNASLSFLQNEMQRLAQQQEVIMQMREQQAWVVSPPQPSPQKQVRDLRGSGARSSGSPSPADSPRATHRSPTNLKRKSASFHSKTPRTPRPSELKVTPFNRVLTVPQSVDSIPRLRRFSPSQSMYCSFSYLGNEKKPPSGVEATDKGIEQGLESLSIECSSGTITSPSNETQQAVTEDVDSSAKEPEERVEESKKENEAKEEREQLKKPANEIKPAVESSVSEVLTQIVMETVIVTPTEPADIAHQTNKNLIEVPLSVLKPLDGQTLQDEGEKETSGENLDDEQKMCRGFFFKDDMKEEDSMAMKRAAILEKRLRRERESQQRKQQLEAELEQKKEEARLKAEEDRMKKEEDKARREFIKQEYLRRKQLKLMEDMDTLVKPRPMGAKQRKPRPKSIHRDVMESPRTPVRATAGSRPRVFSVSSLSLASLGDNDSVNSDKKTQSRPDSADGCLSPTRSSSRNEEKDWENGSTTSSLTSNTEYTGPKLYKEPSAKSNKHIIQNALAHCCLAGKVNEGQKNKILEEMEKSGANNFLLLFRDSGCQFRSVFTYCPDTEEINKLAGIGPKTISRKMIDGLYKYNSDRKQFSQIPAKTMSASVDAITIHSHLWHTKKPGTPKKVVALKS, from the exons ATGATGGGAGATCTGACCCACTCCAGAGATCCCAGAAACACTTTCATTGTCCCTGCCATCAAGTCTTCTGATCATTATGATTTTAATAGAGCTAAAATCAGAGCCAGCCTCACATGGCTGGTGGCCAAAGCCTTCGGTACAG ACAGTGTTCCAGGAGACCTGAATGAGCCTTTCTACAGGGACCAGTATGAGCAGGAGCACCTGAAGCCTCCGGTGGTGAGCCTGCTGCTGTCAGCTGAGCTGTACTGCCGAGCAGGAAGTCTGATTTTAAAGAGCGATGCTGTCAAACCTCTGCTGGGTCATGACGCCGTCATCCAGGCTCTGGCTCAGAAGGGCCTGTACGTCACTGACCAGGAGAGACTGGTGACCGAGAGAGACCTGCAGAAGAAACCCATCCAGATG AGCGCCCACCTGGCCATGATTGACACGCTAATGATGGCGTATACAGCAGAGACGGTGAGTGTGGAGAAGGTGATGGCCTGCATGCAGCAATACTCCACCGATTACACAGACGGAGACGTGCCCTACGACACAGAGGATGCAGTCACTAGCTGGATGAATAAG GTGAATGAATACTTGAAAGAAATCATAATGCAGGAGCAACGGAGGACGGAGGCGCAGAACGCAGAGCCTGTTGAGAATCCAAAG TCTCCGACCAAGTGGTATATGAAGCTGGTTCCT GCACGTTACAGGAAGGAGCAGGTTCTGCCCAAGATGATGCCGTGGATCCCTCCAGTGGACAACCTCCTGAAGGACAGCACGGATGGCTGTGCCCTCGCCGCCCTCCTGCACTTTTACTGCCCCACCATCATCCTCCTGGAAG ACGTTTGCCTGAAGGAGACCATGTCGCTGGCAGACAGTCTGTACAACCTCCAGCTCGTCCAGGACTTCTGTAAGGAACACTTGAACCATTGCTGCCACTTCAGTCTGGAGGACATGCTCTACGCTCATTCTTCCATCAAA AATAACTATCTTGTGTTTATGGCTGAGCTGTTCTGGTGGTTCGAGGTCGTTAAGCCACCATTCATCCAGCCTCAGGTGTTGGATACTGAAG CACCAGCCCCTTCACTGAAAAATCTGCCATCTGTGCCCATCTCAAAGGTCACTAAGAGAAGTTTCATGGAACAACCACCTAGTCCAGACAGACCAAG TCTGCCACTCCGACCTCAACCACAGACTCCAGGCTCAG GTGAGATCAAGAGATCGACCTCAATGTCATTTGTGGAAAGCTTTATGGGTACTTGGCCCAAAGAGAA GTCTGCTGCTCAGGGAGTGTTCTTTGAAATCCCATTTGATAAAGAGAGCACCAATCAAACACCTACTGGACGGGGGATGACTCGCTCTGTCAGCACTGAAGGTTTTGGTTCCAAGATACCCCACGGCACCAAGGGCATCAAAAGAAACCTGTCCTTTCAGCCGGTTAATGGCAAGAACATGGGCATTGAGGAGGAAGTCTGTCCTGACAGCCTATCAGGAAATCATAATAGCCATCTAAATGGCTCAGGGCCACCTAGCATTGAAGAGGCCCTTGAGATCATCCACAACTCAGAGAAGAAATCTCAGAGCCCCAGGGCCCATGCGCCCAGTGAGGGCTTCTTTCTTCACCTCCAGAATAAAAGTGATTTGAACCCTGAAGCAAAGGATGCCGAGCTAGACTCCGTTTCAGAATCATCCAAAGGGATTGCTAGCACATCCACCACTGAAGTAGACACCGGCATCCATGTGCGGACAGAGGACATCCAAGAGACACTAGATGAGGATTCATCCCTAAGGGATTGTACTGTCAGCATGGAGCTTGACACAGATCAAGACTTTGAAGCAAGAGCTTCCCATAGCCAGGGCTCTACAAGCCCATGTCCCAGCACCCTAAGCAGCAAGTCCCCTGCTGGAAGTACCCCTGGGATTAAGATGACCAGCTTTGCTGAGCAGAAGCTCCGTAAACTGAATCCAAACATGGAGGCTAAAGGTGCTGCTTCCCAAAGTACAACACCAGACGGATTAGATCTCGGTATTCCTCACTCTGTCTCCTGGGCTCCTTCACCTGAGGTGAGCCCTGCACATCAGCCATCCAAAGACCCGGCCCATGCCATGGCTGCGGAAATGGTGCAGCTGCGTATGAGACTTGAGGAGAAGCGTCGAGCTATTGAGGCTCAGAAGAAGAAAGTAGAGGCGGCTTTTACCCGACACCGCCAGAAGATGGGACGCAGTGCCTTCCTCACAGTTGTCAAGAGGAAAGGAGTAGATGGCACCTCACCTTCTCAGGAGGACACTCCTAGCTCGGAGGGAAGCAAGACACCAGCGGAGACACCTCAGCCAGTCAAGTCTCCGGTGAAGTCTGCGGGTGAGGACGGGACATCCGAGGCAGATCTGATGGAATACACACGTTCCATTGAGAAGCTCAATGCTTCCCTAAGCTTCTTGCAGAACGAGATGCAGCGGCTGGCCCAGCAGCAGGAGGTAATCATGCAGATGCGGGAGCAACAGGCTTGGGTTGTGTCGCCACCTCAACCTTCTCCACAAAAGCAGGTGCGAGATCTCCGAGGGAGTGGGGCGCGCTCTTCTGGGTCTCCCTCACCTGCGGATTCTCCTAGAGCTACGCACCGTTCCCCTACAAACCTTAAGAGGAAGTCTGCTTCTTTCCATTCAAAGACACCAAGGACACCCAGACCCAGTGAGCTAAAGGTCACTCCCTTCAACCGAGTCCTGACCGTTCCACAGTCGGTGGACAGCATACCACGCTTAAGAAGGTTCTCCCCATCTCAGTCCATGTACTGCTCATTTTCTTATTTGGGAAATGAGAAGAAACCACCATCAGGAGTTGAAGCCACAGACAAAGGCATAGAACAAGGCCTTGAGTCTTTATCGATTGAATGTTCTTCTGGTACCATTACCTCCCCATCCAATGAAACCCAGCAGGCTGTAACTGAAGATGTTGACTCATCAGCCAAGGAGCCAGAAGAAAGGGTAGAGGAGAGCAAGAAGGAGAACGAGGCAAAAGAAGAAAGGGAACAGCTGAAGAAGCCAGCAAATGAGATAAAGCCGGCAGTGGAATCTAGTGTGTCGGAAGTTTTGACGCAGATTGTAATGGAGACCGTCATTGTCACTCCCACCGAGCCAGCTGATATTGCCCATCAGACCAACAAAAATTTGATTGAGGTTCCATTGTCTGTTCTCAAGCCCCTGGATGGACAGACATTACAAGATGAAGGCGAGAAGGAGACCTCAGGGGAAAATCTGGACGATGAGCAGAAAATGTGCCGTGGATTCTTCTTTAAG GATGATATGAAGGAAGAGGACAGCATGGCCATGAAACGAGCAGCAATTCTGGAGAAAAGGCTGAGAAGGGAACGGGAGAGCCAGCAAAGGAAACAACAGCTAGAGGCGGAGCTTGAGCAAAAGAAAGAAGAGGCCAG ATTGAAAGCAGAGGAAGACCGCATGAAGAAGGAAGAAGACAAAGCCCGGCGGGAGTTTATCAAACAAGAATACCTGAGGAGAAAACAGCTGAAGCTTATGGAGGACATGGACACGCTGGTCAAACCACGGCCTATGGGGGCCAAACAGAGAAAACCACGGCCCAAGTCCATCCACAGAGATGTGATGGAGTCCCCCAGGACTCCTGTCAGGGCCACGGCAG GTTCACGACCTCGTGTTTTTTCAGTTTCCAGCCTGTCTCTGGCGTCTCTTGGAGATAATGACAGTGTCAACTCGGATAAGAAAACACAAAG TAGGCCTGACTCAGCAGACGGTTGCCTGTCGCCCACTCGCTCCAGCAGCCGTAATGAAGAGAAAGACTGGGAGAATGGTTCCACCACATCCTCACTTACGTCCAATACCGAATACACAg GTCCTAAATTATATAAGGAACCCAGTGCAAAGTCAAATAAGCATATCATTCAGAATGCTTTGGCACATTGCTGTTTGGCTGGCAAAGTCAATGAGGGACAGAAAAACAAGATTTTGGAA GAAATGGAGAAATCAGGGGCCAACAACTTCCTGCTCCTGTTCCGGGATTCCGGCTGCCAGTTCCGCTCTGTCTTCACATACTGCCCCGACACAGAGGAAATCAACAAGTTGGCCGGCATCGGTCCTAAAACCATCTCGCGCAAGATGATTGACGGCCTCTACAAGTACAACTCAGACAGGAAGCAGTTCAGCCAAATACCAGCCAAGACCATGTCGGCCAGCGTCGATGCCATCACGATCCACAGCCACCTGTGGCACACCAAAAAACCAGGAACGCCGAAGAAAGTAGTGGCCCTGAAGTCCTAG
- the camsap2a gene encoding calmodulin-regulated spectrin-associated protein 2a isoform X10, whose amino-acid sequence MMGDLTHSRDPRNTFIVPAIKSSDHYDFNRAKIRASLTWLVAKAFGTDSVPGDLNEPFYRDQYEQEHLKPPVVSLLLSAELYCRAGSLILKSDAVKPLLGHDAVIQALAQKGLYVTDQERLVTERDLQKKPIQMSAHLAMIDTLMMAYTAETVSVEKVMACMQQYSTDYTDGDVPYDTEDAVTSWMNKVNEYLKEIIMQEQRRTEAQNAEPVENPKARYRKEQVLPKMMPWIPPVDNLLKDSTDGCALAALLHFYCPTIILLEDVCLKETMSLADSLYNLQLVQDFCKEHLNHCCHFSLEDMLYAHSSIKNNYLVFMAELFWWFEVVKPPFIQPQVLDTEAPAPSLKNLPSVPISKVTKRSFMEQPPSPDRPSLPLRPQPQTPGSGEIKRSTSMSFVESFMGTWPKEKSAAQGVFFEIPFDKESTNQTPTGRGMTRSVSTEGFGSKIPHGTKGIKRNLSFQPVNGKNMGIEEEVCPDSLSGNHNSHLNGSGPPSIEEALEIIHNSEKKSQSPRAHAPSEGFFLHLQNKSDLNPEAKDAELDSVSESSKGIASTSTTEVDTGIHVRTEDIQETLDEDSSLRDCTVSMELDTDQDFEARASHSQGSTSPCPSTLSSKSPAGSTPGIKMTSFAEQKLRKLNPNMEAKGAASQSTTPDGLDLGIPHSVSWAPSPEVSPAHQPSKDPAHAMAAEMVQLRMRLEEKRRAIEAQKKKVEAAFTRHRQKMGRSAFLTVVKRKGVDGTSPSQEDTPSSEGSKTPAETPQPVKSPVKSAGEDGTSEADLMEYTRSIEKLNASLSFLQNEMQRLAQQQEVIMQMREQQAWVVSPPQPSPQKQVRDLRGSGARSSGSPSPADSPRATHRSPTNLKRKSASFHSKTPRTPRPSELKVTPFNRVLTVPQSVDSIPRLRRFSPSQSMYCSFSYLGNEKKPPSGVEATDKGIEQGLESLSIECSSGTITSPSNETQQAVTEDVDSSAKEPEERVEESKKENEAKEEREQLKKPANEIKPAVESSVSEVLTQIVMETVIVTPTEPADIAHQTNKNLIEVPLSVLKPLDGQTLQDEGEKETSGENLDDEQKMCRGFFFKDDMKEEDSMAMKRAAILEKRLRRERESQQRKQQLEAELEQKKEEARLKAEEDRMKKEEDKARREFIKQEYLRRKQLKLMEDMDTLVKPRPMGAKQRKPRPKSIHRDVMESPRTPVRATAVSSLSLASLGDNDSVNSDKKTQSRPDSADGCLSPTRSSSRNEEKDWENGSTTSSLTSNTEYTGPKLYKEPSAKSNKHIIQNALAHCCLAGKVNEGQKNKILEEMEKSGANNFLLLFRDSGCQFRSVFTYCPDTEEINKLAGIGPKTISRKMIDGLYKYNSDRKQFSQIPAKTMSASVDAITIHSHLWHTKKPGTPKKVVALKS is encoded by the exons ATGATGGGAGATCTGACCCACTCCAGAGATCCCAGAAACACTTTCATTGTCCCTGCCATCAAGTCTTCTGATCATTATGATTTTAATAGAGCTAAAATCAGAGCCAGCCTCACATGGCTGGTGGCCAAAGCCTTCGGTACAG ACAGTGTTCCAGGAGACCTGAATGAGCCTTTCTACAGGGACCAGTATGAGCAGGAGCACCTGAAGCCTCCGGTGGTGAGCCTGCTGCTGTCAGCTGAGCTGTACTGCCGAGCAGGAAGTCTGATTTTAAAGAGCGATGCTGTCAAACCTCTGCTGGGTCATGACGCCGTCATCCAGGCTCTGGCTCAGAAGGGCCTGTACGTCACTGACCAGGAGAGACTGGTGACCGAGAGAGACCTGCAGAAGAAACCCATCCAGATG AGCGCCCACCTGGCCATGATTGACACGCTAATGATGGCGTATACAGCAGAGACGGTGAGTGTGGAGAAGGTGATGGCCTGCATGCAGCAATACTCCACCGATTACACAGACGGAGACGTGCCCTACGACACAGAGGATGCAGTCACTAGCTGGATGAATAAG GTGAATGAATACTTGAAAGAAATCATAATGCAGGAGCAACGGAGGACGGAGGCGCAGAACGCAGAGCCTGTTGAGAATCCAAAG GCACGTTACAGGAAGGAGCAGGTTCTGCCCAAGATGATGCCGTGGATCCCTCCAGTGGACAACCTCCTGAAGGACAGCACGGATGGCTGTGCCCTCGCCGCCCTCCTGCACTTTTACTGCCCCACCATCATCCTCCTGGAAG ACGTTTGCCTGAAGGAGACCATGTCGCTGGCAGACAGTCTGTACAACCTCCAGCTCGTCCAGGACTTCTGTAAGGAACACTTGAACCATTGCTGCCACTTCAGTCTGGAGGACATGCTCTACGCTCATTCTTCCATCAAA AATAACTATCTTGTGTTTATGGCTGAGCTGTTCTGGTGGTTCGAGGTCGTTAAGCCACCATTCATCCAGCCTCAGGTGTTGGATACTGAAG CACCAGCCCCTTCACTGAAAAATCTGCCATCTGTGCCCATCTCAAAGGTCACTAAGAGAAGTTTCATGGAACAACCACCTAGTCCAGACAGACCAAG TCTGCCACTCCGACCTCAACCACAGACTCCAGGCTCAG GTGAGATCAAGAGATCGACCTCAATGTCATTTGTGGAAAGCTTTATGGGTACTTGGCCCAAAGAGAA GTCTGCTGCTCAGGGAGTGTTCTTTGAAATCCCATTTGATAAAGAGAGCACCAATCAAACACCTACTGGACGGGGGATGACTCGCTCTGTCAGCACTGAAGGTTTTGGTTCCAAGATACCCCACGGCACCAAGGGCATCAAAAGAAACCTGTCCTTTCAGCCGGTTAATGGCAAGAACATGGGCATTGAGGAGGAAGTCTGTCCTGACAGCCTATCAGGAAATCATAATAGCCATCTAAATGGCTCAGGGCCACCTAGCATTGAAGAGGCCCTTGAGATCATCCACAACTCAGAGAAGAAATCTCAGAGCCCCAGGGCCCATGCGCCCAGTGAGGGCTTCTTTCTTCACCTCCAGAATAAAAGTGATTTGAACCCTGAAGCAAAGGATGCCGAGCTAGACTCCGTTTCAGAATCATCCAAAGGGATTGCTAGCACATCCACCACTGAAGTAGACACCGGCATCCATGTGCGGACAGAGGACATCCAAGAGACACTAGATGAGGATTCATCCCTAAGGGATTGTACTGTCAGCATGGAGCTTGACACAGATCAAGACTTTGAAGCAAGAGCTTCCCATAGCCAGGGCTCTACAAGCCCATGTCCCAGCACCCTAAGCAGCAAGTCCCCTGCTGGAAGTACCCCTGGGATTAAGATGACCAGCTTTGCTGAGCAGAAGCTCCGTAAACTGAATCCAAACATGGAGGCTAAAGGTGCTGCTTCCCAAAGTACAACACCAGACGGATTAGATCTCGGTATTCCTCACTCTGTCTCCTGGGCTCCTTCACCTGAGGTGAGCCCTGCACATCAGCCATCCAAAGACCCGGCCCATGCCATGGCTGCGGAAATGGTGCAGCTGCGTATGAGACTTGAGGAGAAGCGTCGAGCTATTGAGGCTCAGAAGAAGAAAGTAGAGGCGGCTTTTACCCGACACCGCCAGAAGATGGGACGCAGTGCCTTCCTCACAGTTGTCAAGAGGAAAGGAGTAGATGGCACCTCACCTTCTCAGGAGGACACTCCTAGCTCGGAGGGAAGCAAGACACCAGCGGAGACACCTCAGCCAGTCAAGTCTCCGGTGAAGTCTGCGGGTGAGGACGGGACATCCGAGGCAGATCTGATGGAATACACACGTTCCATTGAGAAGCTCAATGCTTCCCTAAGCTTCTTGCAGAACGAGATGCAGCGGCTGGCCCAGCAGCAGGAGGTAATCATGCAGATGCGGGAGCAACAGGCTTGGGTTGTGTCGCCACCTCAACCTTCTCCACAAAAGCAGGTGCGAGATCTCCGAGGGAGTGGGGCGCGCTCTTCTGGGTCTCCCTCACCTGCGGATTCTCCTAGAGCTACGCACCGTTCCCCTACAAACCTTAAGAGGAAGTCTGCTTCTTTCCATTCAAAGACACCAAGGACACCCAGACCCAGTGAGCTAAAGGTCACTCCCTTCAACCGAGTCCTGACCGTTCCACAGTCGGTGGACAGCATACCACGCTTAAGAAGGTTCTCCCCATCTCAGTCCATGTACTGCTCATTTTCTTATTTGGGAAATGAGAAGAAACCACCATCAGGAGTTGAAGCCACAGACAAAGGCATAGAACAAGGCCTTGAGTCTTTATCGATTGAATGTTCTTCTGGTACCATTACCTCCCCATCCAATGAAACCCAGCAGGCTGTAACTGAAGATGTTGACTCATCAGCCAAGGAGCCAGAAGAAAGGGTAGAGGAGAGCAAGAAGGAGAACGAGGCAAAAGAAGAAAGGGAACAGCTGAAGAAGCCAGCAAATGAGATAAAGCCGGCAGTGGAATCTAGTGTGTCGGAAGTTTTGACGCAGATTGTAATGGAGACCGTCATTGTCACTCCCACCGAGCCAGCTGATATTGCCCATCAGACCAACAAAAATTTGATTGAGGTTCCATTGTCTGTTCTCAAGCCCCTGGATGGACAGACATTACAAGATGAAGGCGAGAAGGAGACCTCAGGGGAAAATCTGGACGATGAGCAGAAAATGTGCCGTGGATTCTTCTTTAAG GATGATATGAAGGAAGAGGACAGCATGGCCATGAAACGAGCAGCAATTCTGGAGAAAAGGCTGAGAAGGGAACGGGAGAGCCAGCAAAGGAAACAACAGCTAGAGGCGGAGCTTGAGCAAAAGAAAGAAGAGGCCAG ATTGAAAGCAGAGGAAGACCGCATGAAGAAGGAAGAAGACAAAGCCCGGCGGGAGTTTATCAAACAAGAATACCTGAGGAGAAAACAGCTGAAGCTTATGGAGGACATGGACACGCTGGTCAAACCACGGCCTATGGGGGCCAAACAGAGAAAACCACGGCCCAAGTCCATCCACAGAGATGTGATGGAGTCCCCCAGGACTCCTGTCAGGGCCACGGCAG TTTCCAGCCTGTCTCTGGCGTCTCTTGGAGATAATGACAGTGTCAACTCGGATAAGAAAACACAAAG TAGGCCTGACTCAGCAGACGGTTGCCTGTCGCCCACTCGCTCCAGCAGCCGTAATGAAGAGAAAGACTGGGAGAATGGTTCCACCACATCCTCACTTACGTCCAATACCGAATACACAg GTCCTAAATTATATAAGGAACCCAGTGCAAAGTCAAATAAGCATATCATTCAGAATGCTTTGGCACATTGCTGTTTGGCTGGCAAAGTCAATGAGGGACAGAAAAACAAGATTTTGGAA GAAATGGAGAAATCAGGGGCCAACAACTTCCTGCTCCTGTTCCGGGATTCCGGCTGCCAGTTCCGCTCTGTCTTCACATACTGCCCCGACACAGAGGAAATCAACAAGTTGGCCGGCATCGGTCCTAAAACCATCTCGCGCAAGATGATTGACGGCCTCTACAAGTACAACTCAGACAGGAAGCAGTTCAGCCAAATACCAGCCAAGACCATGTCGGCCAGCGTCGATGCCATCACGATCCACAGCCACCTGTGGCACACCAAAAAACCAGGAACGCCGAAGAAAGTAGTGGCCCTGAAGTCCTAG